A genome region from Coffea arabica cultivar ET-39 chromosome 7e, Coffea Arabica ET-39 HiFi, whole genome shotgun sequence includes the following:
- the LOC113701079 gene encoding protein ALTERED PHOSPHATE STARVATION RESPONSE 1-like: MGCCYSRIKQEEMVSRCKARKRYMKQLVKARQAFSAAHSMYLRSLRNTGSALLQFATNETNLHYQNHHLPPPLQPPLRPPQLPATPPPPPVPMSPVSDRWTTSTTTTHTTSSALPPPPPPPPPPPPPAPASSTWDFWDPFMPSSSRSGTEEEWEETTVASEVAATTTVGAASVAAPPSVISGFSKDTAATSITSELAMVVSTKGKDLVEIIKELDDYFLKAANAGGPLSLLLEVPTCTFSDLRSSGRVYGSGRNLNPLLWTWNSSPKWNGGFGKCIEDSIGNVNVGGGVGVGVGVSTTATSHCSTVERLYAWEKKLYQEVKNAESLKLEHERKAAQLRKLEVKRADYVKTEKAKKEVEKLESRMMVASQAIETTSAEIIKLRESELYPQLVDLVKGLMGMWRSMYECHQVQTHIVQQLKYVNAIPSTNPTSEIHRQSTLQLELEAQQWHISFCNLVRAQRDYIQSLTGWLRLSLFQLGNKPAVRTGLDSAIYSFCEEWQHTVNNAPDKVASEGVKGFLTVIRAVVVQQTEEQKQKKKSDSVFKELEKKAIELRSLESKYGPYYMADNYSSTRSKDPVGEKRAKVENLRVRAEDEKAKYEKSVSVTRAMTLNNLQMGLPHVFQSVTGFANVCTHAFESVYNQARGTDEMQMHDVKRLLP, translated from the exons ATGGGGTGCTGTTACTCAAGGATAAAGCAAGAGGAAATGGTTTCAAGATGCAAGGCAAGAAAGAGGTACATGAAACAGTTGGTTAAAGCAAGGCAAGCTTTCTCAGCTGCTCACAGCATGTATCTAAGGTCTCTCAGAAACACTGGCTCGGCTCTGCTTCAATTTGCAACCAATGAGACAAAccttcactaccaaaaccaccACCTTCCGCCGCCACTGCAGCCGCCTTTGCGGCCGCCTCAACTCCCAGCCACCCCACCACCTCCGCCGGTCCCAATGAGTCCTGTTTCTGACAGGTGGAcaacctccaccaccaccacccacACCACCTCTTCCGCCCTCCCACCAccccctccccctcctcctcctcctccgcctCCGGCACCGGCTTCCTCCACCTGGGATTTCTGGGACCCTTTCATGCCTTCATCGTCCAGGTCAGGGACGGAGGAGGAGTGGGAGGAGACGACCGTTGCTTCTGAGGTTGCCGCGACCACAACGGTTGGGGCAGCCAGCGTGGCGGCCCCACCGTCTGTCATCAGCGGGTTTTCGAAGGACACTGCCGCCACGTCGATTACAAGTGAGTTGGCTATGGTGGTCTCCACCAAGGGGAAAGACCTGGTTGAGATCATCAAAGAACTTGATGACTATTTTCTGAAAGCAGCTAATGCCGGCGGGCCGCTCTCATTGCTCTTGGAAGTCCCCACTTGTACCTTTTCCGACCTAAGATCCTCAG GTAGAGTTTATGGGAGTGGGAGGAATCTGAATCCATTGTTGTGGACGTGGAATTCGAGTCCGAAATGGAATGGTGGATTTGGGAAATGCATTGAGGACTCAATTGGGAATGTGAATGTTGGTGGTGGTGTAGGTGTAGGTGTAGGTGTTTCCACCACAGCTACTAGTCATTGCTCAACTGTGGAGAGGTTGTACGCTTGGGAGAAGAAACTGTACCAGGAGGTCAAG AATGCTGAGAGTTTGAAgttagaacatgagagaaaggcagCCCAGCTGCGGAAGCTAGAGGTGAAGAGGGCTGATTATGTGAAGACTGAGAAAGCCAAGAAAGAAGTGGAGAAATTGGAATCAAGGATGATGGTTGCTTCACAGGCAATCGAAACCACGTCTGCTGAAATAATTAAGTTGCGGGAGTCAGAACTCTATCCACAGCTCGTTGATCTTGTAAAAGG ATTGATGGGCATGTGGAGAAGCATGTATGAGTGTCACCAAGTACAAACTCACATAGTTCAGCAGCTGAAGTATGTCAACGCCATTCCATCTACAAACCCAACCTCTGAAATTCACCGGCAGTCAACTCTCCAACTTGAGCTTGAAGCACAACAGTGGCACATCTCCTTCTGCAACCTTGTTAGGGCCCAAAGGGATTACATTCAGTCCCTAACTGGCTGGCTCAGGCTTAGCTTGTTCCAACTCGGCAACAAACCAGCAGTCAGAACTGGACTGGATTCTGCAATTTACTCCTTTTGTGAAGAGTGGCAGCATACTGTCAACAATGCTCCAGACAAAGTAGCATCTGAAGGAGTCAAGGGCTTCTTAACAGTGATCCGTGCTGTTGTTGTACAGCAAACAGAAGAACAAAAACAGAAGAAGAAGTCAGATTCAGTATTTAAAGAGCTTGAGAAGAAGGCAATTGAGCTAAGATCACTTGAGTCTAAGTATGGTCCATATTATATGGCCGACAACTACAGCAGTACCAGAAGCAAGGATCCAGTAGGGGAGAAGCGAGCAAAAGTGGAGAATTTGAGAGTAAGAGCTGAGGATGAGAAGGCCAAGTATGAGAAGTCAGTTAGTGTAACGAGGGCAATGACACTGAACAACCTGCAAATGGGGTTGCCGCATGTCTTTCAGTCAGTGACCGGTTTTGCCAATGTCTGCACACATGCATTTGAGTCTGTCTATAACCAGGCTAGAGGTACTGATGAGATGCAGATGCATGATGTGAAGCGACTTTTGCCTTGA
- the LOC113701082 gene encoding L10-interacting MYB domain-containing protein-like isoform X1, which produces MVLIWQMASRSTRSRRLPPVQQSESPSRAKWTSALTRILVDLLVEQVRQGNKRNKSFDKKAWECVCEDFREKTGLAWDNEQLKSRYAALRKQYVIVKSLLDHGDFKWDPATGVVMATDEVWDAYIKEHPDSEPVRSSGCPMYKQLCTIFSLPGTRGKYNRSNGSYEHGGTLSTSDPQALNVYQEDVSNSESEQGSETADDRENLQSTVGSRVIGQKRGRKGIDGVIAGAIMEMAAASKLRAAAIKKFNDRYSITDCVRALDELQGVSDQIYYAALDLFNNRIARETFLSLKIDKRLTWLSAKCLGPTNPQVA; this is translated from the exons ATGGTGTTGATCTGGCAGATGGCAAGCCGGTCTACTCGTTCAAGGAGACTACCTCCTGTACAGCAGTCAGAATCACCCTCAAGGGCTAAGTGGACATCAGCGCTGACCAGAATATTAGTGGACTTGCTGGTAGAGCAGGTTCGCCAAGGGAATAAACGCAATAAATCTTTTGACAAGAAAGCATGGGAGTGTGTCTGTGAGGATTTCCGTGAAAAAACGGGCCTTGCTTGGGACAATGAGCAATTGAAAAGCCGTTATGCTGCCTTAAGAAAGCAATATGTAATTGTGAAGTCCCTGCTTGATCACGGTGATTTTAAATGGGATCCAGCCACTGGTGTTGTCATGGCTACTGATGAAGTATGGGATGCATATATCAAG GAACATCCTGATTCTGAACCCGTAAGGAGTAGTGGATGTCCAATGTACAAGCAACTGTGCACCATTTTCTCATTACCTGGGACAAGGGGGAAATATAATAGGTCAAATGGATCCTATGAGCACGGAGGAACTCTGTCAACTTCGGATCCACAAGCTTTGAATGTGTACCAGGAAGACGTATCTAACTCAGAATCTGAGCAAGGCTCTGAAACAGCTGATGATCGCGAGAATCTTCAATCAACTGTGGGTTCTAGAGTTATTGGGCAGAAAAGGGGGCGTAAAGGTATTGATGGGGTCATTGCAGGAGCCATAATGGAGATGGCTGCTGCTTCAAAACTCAGGGCTGCGGCTATTAAGAAATTTAATGACAGGTATTCAATAACAGATTGTGTGAGAGCATTGGATGAACTGCAAGGCGTAAGTGACCAAATTTATTATGCGGCATTGGACCTCTTCAACAACCGCATTGCAAGGGAGACATTTTTATCTCTCAAAATTGACAAGCGGTTGACGTGGTTGTCTGCCAAATGCTTAGGCCCAACTAATCCACAGGTTGCATGA
- the LOC113701082 gene encoding L10-interacting MYB domain-containing protein-like isoform X2 translates to MASRSTRSRRLPPVQQSESPSRAKWTSALTRILVDLLVEQVRQGNKRNKSFDKKAWECVCEDFREKTGLAWDNEQLKSRYAALRKQYVIVKSLLDHGDFKWDPATGVVMATDEVWDAYIKEHPDSEPVRSSGCPMYKQLCTIFSLPGTRGKYNRSNGSYEHGGTLSTSDPQALNVYQEDVSNSESEQGSETADDRENLQSTVGSRVIGQKRGRKGIDGVIAGAIMEMAAASKLRAAAIKKFNDRYSITDCVRALDELQGVSDQIYYAALDLFNNRIARETFLSLKIDKRLTWLSAKCLGPTNPQVA, encoded by the exons ATGGCAAGCCGGTCTACTCGTTCAAGGAGACTACCTCCTGTACAGCAGTCAGAATCACCCTCAAGGGCTAAGTGGACATCAGCGCTGACCAGAATATTAGTGGACTTGCTGGTAGAGCAGGTTCGCCAAGGGAATAAACGCAATAAATCTTTTGACAAGAAAGCATGGGAGTGTGTCTGTGAGGATTTCCGTGAAAAAACGGGCCTTGCTTGGGACAATGAGCAATTGAAAAGCCGTTATGCTGCCTTAAGAAAGCAATATGTAATTGTGAAGTCCCTGCTTGATCACGGTGATTTTAAATGGGATCCAGCCACTGGTGTTGTCATGGCTACTGATGAAGTATGGGATGCATATATCAAG GAACATCCTGATTCTGAACCCGTAAGGAGTAGTGGATGTCCAATGTACAAGCAACTGTGCACCATTTTCTCATTACCTGGGACAAGGGGGAAATATAATAGGTCAAATGGATCCTATGAGCACGGAGGAACTCTGTCAACTTCGGATCCACAAGCTTTGAATGTGTACCAGGAAGACGTATCTAACTCAGAATCTGAGCAAGGCTCTGAAACAGCTGATGATCGCGAGAATCTTCAATCAACTGTGGGTTCTAGAGTTATTGGGCAGAAAAGGGGGCGTAAAGGTATTGATGGGGTCATTGCAGGAGCCATAATGGAGATGGCTGCTGCTTCAAAACTCAGGGCTGCGGCTATTAAGAAATTTAATGACAGGTATTCAATAACAGATTGTGTGAGAGCATTGGATGAACTGCAAGGCGTAAGTGACCAAATTTATTATGCGGCATTGGACCTCTTCAACAACCGCATTGCAAGGGAGACATTTTTATCTCTCAAAATTGACAAGCGGTTGACGTGGTTGTCTGCCAAATGCTTAGGCCCAACTAATCCACAGGTTGCATGA